One Microvirga thermotolerans DNA window includes the following coding sequences:
- a CDS encoding helix-turn-helix transcriptional regulator has protein sequence MQIEMKPDQLWSEEAVAHFLGKSTDTLKRWRREGGGPAFVRIGRTPQYRVQDMMVWMLRNRIEHHDLSAPIID, from the coding sequence ATGCAGATCGAAATGAAGCCGGATCAATTGTGGTCTGAGGAAGCAGTCGCGCACTTCCTTGGGAAGTCTACCGACACGCTGAAGCGCTGGCGGCGAGAAGGAGGCGGCCCCGCCTTCGTTCGGATTGGCCGCACGCCTCAATATAGGGTCCAAGACATGATGGTTTGGATGCTCCGAAATCGGATCGAGCATCACGATCTGAGCGCGCCCATCATCGATTGA